The Falco peregrinus isolate bFalPer1 chromosome 9, bFalPer1.pri, whole genome shotgun sequence genome includes a window with the following:
- the TNNT3 gene encoding troponin T, fast skeletal muscle isoform X1: protein MLQPTADEGGEYCDEEKPRIKLTAPKIPEGEKVDFDDIQKKRQNKDLIELQALIDSHFEARRKEEEELIALKERIEKRRAERAEQQRIRAEKEKERQARLAEEKARREEEDAKRKAEDDLKKKKALSSMGATYSSYLAKADQKRGKKQTARETKKKVLAERRKPLNIDHLNEDKLRDKAKELWDWLYQLETEKYDFTEQIKKKKYEIVTLRNRIDQAQKHSKKAGAKGKVGGRWK from the exons atgcTTCAACCTACAGCTGATGAAGGCGGCGAATACTGTGATG AGGAGAAGCCCAGAATAAA ACTAACTGCTCCTAAAATACCAGAGGGTGAGAAAGTAGATTTTGAT GACAtccaaaagaaaaggcagaacaaaGACCTGATTGAACTGCAGGCCTTGATTGACAGCCACTTTGAagccagaagaaaggaagaggaagagctgATTGCCCTCAAGGAGAGGATT GAGAAGCGCAGAGCTGAAAGAGCAGAGCAACAGAGGATCCGGGctgagaaggagaaggagcGTCAGGCAAGGCTTGCA GAGGAAAAGGCAcggagagaggaagaagatgcCAAGAGAAAAGCTGAGGATGATCTCAAGAAGAAGAAGGCTCTGTCCTCCATGGGTGCCACATACAGCAGCTATCTGGCTAAG GCTGatcagaagagaggaaagaagcaaACAGCTAGAGAGACAAAGAAGAAGGTCCTGGCAGAGAGGCGCAAGCCCTTGAACATTGACCACCTTAACGAAGACAAGCTGAG GGACAAGGCTAAGGAACTGTGGGACTGGTTATACCAGCTGGAGACTGAAAAGTATGACTTTACAGAGCagatcaagaagaaaaaatatgag ATTGTCACCCTCAGGAACCGGATCGATCAGGCTCAGAAGCA CAGCAAGAAGGCAGGAGCCAAGGGCAAGGTTGGCGGGCGCTGGAAGTAA
- the TNNT3 gene encoding troponin T, fast skeletal muscle isoform X2, which produces MLQPTADEGGEYCDEEKPRIKLTAPKIPEGEKVDFDDIQKKRQNKDLIELQALIDSHFEARRKEEEELIALKERIEKRRAERAEQQRIRAEKEKERQARLAEEKARREEEDAKRKAEDDLKKKKALSSMGATYSSYLAKADQKRGKKQTARETKKKVLAERRKPLNIDHLNEDKLRDKAKELWDWLYQLETEKYDFTEQIKKKKYEILTMRCRLQELSKL; this is translated from the exons atgcTTCAACCTACAGCTGATGAAGGCGGCGAATACTGTGATG AGGAGAAGCCCAGAATAAA ACTAACTGCTCCTAAAATACCAGAGGGTGAGAAAGTAGATTTTGAT GACAtccaaaagaaaaggcagaacaaaGACCTGATTGAACTGCAGGCCTTGATTGACAGCCACTTTGAagccagaagaaaggaagaggaagagctgATTGCCCTCAAGGAGAGGATT GAGAAGCGCAGAGCTGAAAGAGCAGAGCAACAGAGGATCCGGGctgagaaggagaaggagcGTCAGGCAAGGCTTGCA GAGGAAAAGGCAcggagagaggaagaagatgcCAAGAGAAAAGCTGAGGATGATCTCAAGAAGAAGAAGGCTCTGTCCTCCATGGGTGCCACATACAGCAGCTATCTGGCTAAG GCTGatcagaagagaggaaagaagcaaACAGCTAGAGAGACAAAGAAGAAGGTCCTGGCAGAGAGGCGCAAGCCCTTGAACATTGACCACCTTAACGAAGACAAGCTGAG GGACAAGGCTAAGGAACTGTGGGACTGGTTATACCAGCTGGAGACTGAAAAGTATGACTTTACAGAGCagatcaagaagaaaaaatatgag ATTTTAACAATGCGTTGCAGGCTGCAGGAGCTTTCCAAGTTGTAA